Part of the Candidatus Omnitrophota bacterium genome is shown below.
TCTGATCACTGGTTGAGATGGAAAGGTTCAGGTATTTTAAATGCGGGACAAGTTTAAAAGCGGTCATTACGTCATCTTTGGTCGCCCGCAGCCAGCCACTCAACCTGATCCTGGGAAAAGCGCCTAATTTAATCAATTCCAGGTTGGCATTCAGATAATTTGTCTCATGGCGGGTAAGCGGAAACCCGAACTCCGACTGAAAAACACCCATCTGGTCCAGGTACCAGTTGATCATGGTTTTCTGGAGTTTTGAAAGGCAAATACGGGAGGTCTGCACTCCATCGCGGTTGGTTACGTCTAGTAAATAAATGACTGGTTTGTGCGCCATATTTTCACCTCGATTTCCTCTTATTTTTTTATTATTCTTTTAAGATCCTCTTTTGCCGGCACGCCCCGGGAGGAAAAAATTTCATGGTTATCCAAGAGATAGAGCGGTCCGGAAAAAACCTGTATCTCTTTATTTAAGCCTATATTTTGTTTAAGCAGTTTTGCCCCTTCCGGACCCCGGGCGCAGCTCTTTACTTTAAGCGGGCCGGTTCCGTCACCAAGGCAGTCTTCCCAATAAGAACTGCTGATATTCTTTGAGCGACAAATTAAATAATCCCAAAATTTCTGCGGGTAATATTTCTGGACGCATACCCCGCGCAAATACTCCTCTACTTCAGGAGCGCCATTTTTAGCGGCAAAACTTTCGCCATTTTCTACTGCCAGGAAATGCAGATCCGGTTTGAACTCCTGCATAACTGCCAATATTCCGGAAGCATCGTTTTCGAATAAACTAACGAATAAATCGAGGGTTCCTTTTTTGATTTTGCGGTTAAGTAAATACGCCAGCCCGCTTGCCTGCGGCTTGAGCATATAATCATCCCCGATTTGCAAAAAGTCATTTTTGATATTGGCAAAACCATCCTCTTTTTCGATTTCTTTGTCAAAGATATAAGCGGGCAGCCCTTGAATCGATAACTCCCTGACTTTTTTTTGCGCCTCAGGATCGGGATAATAAATATACCAGGCCTCTATACCCGGAAATTTTTTCTTTAATGAATTTATAACCGGCTCGGCGTTGCACACAGCACAATCTTTTACGCTAATTACCAACAGGCTTACTTTGTTTGGCACTTTGAATGAACAACTGGCTTTTAGCGTCCCGGGGTTTTGACAGCTTCCCACCAAAGCCTCCTTTTTACAATTGCTGTCGGAATAACAACGCGGCAGGATCGCGTCGATATCGGCATCATCGGCGATATTCTCCGATAAACGCAGTTCATCAAGCTTGCAATCCACGAGCAAACCATCTTTGACCCCTAAACTTAATTTTCCTAACTTACGGCCCTGCCAGAAAGGCCGCAGGATAAAAGTGGTATCAATTTTAGTCAGCGCCTCCTGCTTTAATGGATTTTGCCCGATAAAAAGTATATCGATACCCTTAACCTGGGAAATTAATTTTAAATCTTCCTGCTCACCCAAGGTGCTCAAAAGAATAATTATTTGAACACCCTCTGTTTTTAACCGGCTGATTAATTTTGCGGTTTGTGCGGGCGTATTGATCTTTAATCCTTCTGTTTTTTGATGCGCGGCCAGGCTGGTTAATCCGATAATTCCGATTTTAACTCCGTTAACATCTTTTATTATATATGGGAGAACTCTAGCGGGACTAGAATCCGTATCTAAATTAGCGCTAAGATACGCGGGGTGAGCCTTCTTCGCATTTTTTAAGAAAAATTCTTTTCCAAAATTAAATTCATCGGAGCCGATGCCTACGGCATCATATTTCATAAGCTCCATAGACTTATAGTTAACTTCCGAACGCTGCATATCCAATTGAACACTTTGAGTATATTCATCCATCAAACCGCCGGCGGTGAAATTACCGCAATCTAAAAGCAGAAGGCCGGAATCTTTTTTTCTCAACTCTTTAACCAGGATGGCCCGCCGGGCGACACCCCCATCCTGCTGAATGGGACAACTGCATGGGTAGAGCATGGCGTGGGTCTGGCCGGTATAAAGGATGGTTATCTCTTGAGCATACAAAATATTTACCGCCAAAACCAGGAAACTAAAAATAATTAATAAGGTTTTGCCGATTTTCATGTCCGGATCATCTTTACAGTTAAAATATTTTCTAATTTTCTTATTTTATCCTGAATTTCCGAAGAGACCTGATTATCTACGCTCCAGACACTGATTGCTTTATCGCCGGGCTGGTTGCGGCCTAGGGCCATAGCGGCAATATTTATATTATTTTTACCCATAAGCGTTCCCAGGTTTCCGATTAAACCCGGCTTATCCAGGTTGCGGATAAAAATCATTTCGCCGACCGGATACAGATCCAGATAATAATCGTCAATTTTAACAATCCTGGGCTGTTTATTGCCGGAAAGCGTCCCAAGGATCGACTTAGTTTCTTTGTCTGTTTTAATCTCTAACTGAATAAGATTGACAAACTCGCCTTCCTGGCCGGATTTAGATTCAAGGAGCTTTATTCCTCTTTCTTTAAGTAAGGATAGGCCGTTAACAAAATTAACCGTTTCCTTTAATATGGGAGTTAGTATCCCTTTAACTAAAGCCATGGTTATCGGGCTTAAGTCATATTTTGTAATCTGTCCGCTGTAGCTTATGGTCAACTCGCCAAACCTGCCTTCGACTAATTGCGCGGCAAACATTCCCAATTTTTCTCCTAAATTAATATAAGGATTGAGGATCTTGCAGGCCTCCGCGTCTAAACAGGGATAATTTGCGGCGTTGCGGATCCCTTTTCCCAGGAGCGCATCACGTACAATTTCAGCGACTTCAATGGCGACGTTAATCTGGGCCTCTTCGGTGGATGCGCCAAGATGCGGAGTAGTGATTATATTATCCAACTTCAGAAGCTCACTGTCCGCGGCCAGCGGCTCATTTTCAAAAACATCCATTGCCGCTCCGGCTACTTTGCCTTCTTTTACGGCTTTGGCTAAAGCCGCCTCATCGATAATCCCGCCGCGCGCGCAGTTTATAATCCGCACGCCTTTTTTCATTATGCCGAATTCTTTATCCGAAATCATGTGCTTGGTTTCTTCGGTTAAAGGAGTATGCACGGTAATATAATCGGATTCCTGCAGCACCTTTTTTAGCTCCGCAATTTCAACGCCGATATCTTCAGCCACTTTTGCCGACAGAAAAGGGTCAAAGGCCAAAACCTTCATGCCGAATGATTTTGCCCTTTTGGCAACCTCTGAACCGATCCTGCCGAATCCCACGATACCCAAAACCTTATTATACAATTCGACGCCCATAAATTTAGAACGTTTCCACTCCCCTTTTTTCATCGAGGCATTTGCCTGGGCGATATTCCTGGATAAAGCCAAAATCATGCTAAAGGTATGTTCGGCGGTAGAGATAGTGTTTCCCGCCGGAGTATTCATTACGATAATCCCATGTTGTGTAGCCGCTTCTAAATCCACGTTATCCAAACCCACGCCGGCCCGGCCAATAACCTTTAATTTTTTGGCTGCCGCAATAATTTCCTTGGTCACTTTAGTCGCGCTGCGCACAACTAAAGCATCGTAATCCTTAATCACTTCTTTCAAAGTATCAGGCTTTAAATCTGTTTTTACCTCAACGGTTAGCTCTTTAGAGCCTTTGAATACCTTAAGCCCTTCTTCGCTTAATGCGTCACTGACTAAAACTTTAATCATTTTATTTACTCCTTTAAAAATACCTCTTCGGCTGCCTTGATCCCGGCGCCTAAAGTAAATTTATACCCCATTTGAGTAAGTACTTTTTCCAAACAAGATAGACCGGTAATGATATCCGATTCGGCGATATACCCCATATGCGCGATACGCAAAATCTTGCCCTTTAATTCAGCCTGGCCGCCGGCAATTGTCACTCCATAAGTATCACGCATAGTTTTAACTAACTTTTCACCGTCGATACCGGCAGGCACCTTTATAGCCGTAACCGCGTCGGAAGAAGCGGTCGGCGCGAATAACTCAAGGCCTAAGGCTTTGGCCGCCGCGCGCGTTGCATCAGCCATAATCTTATGGCGTTTAAATATATACTCTAATCCGTCCTTCTGCATAATCTTTAAGGCTTCATTTAAAGCATCAATTAAGGTAATGGAAGATGTAAACGGCGTATCGTTTTTATCCAGGGCTTTTTTAGCCTTTCTTAAATCTAAATAATAACGGCCGGATTTTGAAGCCTCCACCAATTTCCAGGCCTTGGAGCTAACGGTAATAAAACCTAACCCCGGAGGAAGCATCAGCCCTTTTTGTGACCCGGCTACTGCCACATCCACTCCCCAGGCATCTGTTTTTAAATCTACCGCGCCCAGGCCGCTGATGGCATCGACAACCAGCACTGCTGGGCTGGCTTTGACTACCGCGGCAATCGCGGCGATATCATTATCCACGCCGGTTGAAGTCTCGCACAGAGTGGTAAATACCGCTTTTATCTGCGGATTGGATTTCAACCTCTTCTGTATTTCTTGCGGGCTAACGGCCTTACCCCACTCTACATCAATAATTTCAGTATTAATCCCATAGGCTTTGGCAATCTCGGTCCATCTTTCGCCGAATTTTCCGCCCTGCACCACTAGAGCAGTATCCCCGCAAGAAAGCAGATTGACTACCGCCGCCTCCATTGCTCCGGTTCCCGAAGAGGAAATAATAAAAACACCGTTGGAGGTCTGAAAAACCCATTTTAATCCTGTGCCAGCCTCTTTTAAAATCTCCTGGAATTGCGGCGTGCGGTGATGGATAATCGGCCTGGCCATTGCCAGGCTTACTTGCGGCGGTAAAGGGGTTGGCCCGGGTGTCAATAAATATTGCTTGTTCATTTCTGATCTCCTTGCCTAGAAAGGCACACCCGCGCAATTCATTATAAGCGCGGGGCGTAACTCCTTTAAAATTGTTTTTACTTCTTCTTATTCTCCGGTAAGATTACCTCATCAACTAAACCATAATCCTTGGATTCCTGGGAGGACATAAAATAATCCCTGTCGGTATCCCTCTGTATTTTATCCAGGGGCTGGCCGGTATGCTGCGCCAGGATTTCATTGATCCGGTCGCGTAATTTCAAAATCTCCTTTGCCTGGATAGAAATATCGGCAGCGGCTCCCTGCACTCCTCCCCAGGGCTGATGGATCATAATCCGCGAATTAGGAAGCGCAAAACGCTTTCCTTTGGTGCCTGCTGATAATAAAACCGCTCCCATGCTGGAGGCCTGCCCCACGCAATAAGTAGCGACATCGCATTTCACAAATTGCATCGTATCATAAATAGCCAGGCCGGCGGTAACCGAACCACCCGGGGAATTAATATAGACATTAATATCTTTATCTTTATCCTCCATCTGCATAAAAAGCAACTGCGCAATCACAAGATTGGCAACATAGTCATCAACCGGGGTACCGATAAACAAAATACGGTCTTTTAAAAGACGCGAATAAATATCATAAGCGCGTTCAAAACCGCGGGGAGTCTGCTCAATTACCATCGGCACCAATACCTGCATTCTCTTATCCATGTTATCCTCCTAGCCCACAAGGGCACACCCGCGCAATTCCTTATAAGCGCGGGGTGGTTATTATTCTACCTGCCAATCCGCCTGGCTTAACAAAAACTCCATAACCTTGCGCGGCATATGGTCATCTATGGCAATATTCTCTTTTTTGGCAATCTGGGATAAAACTAAATACACCTTGACCTGCTTCTGGGCTTCCGGCTCAATCCCCTCTAAAAGTAATTTTTCCTGCTCATCGATCTTATCCCGAGGCACCCCTTTCATCGCCAAATCAATTTTAGATTGCCGAAGCATATCCTGGGTTTGCCGATCGACCAATCCCTGGGGCAGCTTAAACTCTAAACCTTTCATTATGCCCTCAATTAATTCATTTTCAATACGGCTGCGCTCCTGGTTTTCTTTGGTCATAAAAATTTGCCTCTCTACCGCCTTTTCCAATTCCGCCAAATTAGGATACCCCAAAGAACGGCTGAACTTATCGTCCAGAGATTCTGCCTTATGCGACTCTTTCACCGAATCAATCTGCCTTTTTATTTCATCGCTTGAAACTGAAACTGTTTTAAAATTTATCTTCAGATTCTTATAATTTTTAATCGCGATCTCCGGAGTCACCTCCACAACGGCCTTAAAAGAAAGGTTGGTCCGGTCAAGTTTCACATCGGCTATCTGCGGAAGCTCGATGACATCGAGTTTTTCCGCCTCAATCGCCTGGTTATAGACATCCGGAACTAATTCTTTTAAAACCTGCTCATGGACGACAGCCGCATAATGCTTCTCTAAAACATCCCTTGGCGCTTTGCCCGGGCGAAAACCCGGAACTTTTGCTTCTTTGGCAATCTGGGAGAAAACCTCTTCAAATTTATTTTTTACCCGTTCGCCGCTCACCGCGACCTTGATCTCGCATTTTGTACTATCCAGTTTCTTAACTTCGGTTTTCATCTGTTCCCTTTCTTACATACGGAATTTCTCACCCAAATAAACCTGGCGCGCCTGAGGATGATTGATCAGTTCATGCGCCGTGCCTGAAATAAGTATTAAGCCGTCTGAGATTAAATACGCCCGGTCGGTTATGGCCAGAGTTTCGCGCACGTTATGATCGGTCAATAAAATCCCCAGGCCTTTTGCCTTTAGTTCTTTGATGATTTCCTGCGCTTCGTTAACCACTATCGGATCAATGCCTGAGAAAGGCTCATCCAAAAGTATAAAAGACGGATTAGTCACCAGCGCCCGGGTAATTTCAAGGCGCCTTCTTTCCCCGCCGCTTAAGGTATAAGCTTTATTTTTCGCTAAATGCGCGATATTTAATTCTTCAAGCAAAGACGCCAGCCTGCGTTTTCTCTCCGGACGAGCCAGAGGCAGGGTTTCTAAGATCGCGTTTATATTTTCTTCAACCGTCAGCTTACGGAATATTGATGCCTCTTGTGAAAGATAGCCTATCCCAAAACGCGCCCGCTCATGAATAGGCAGATTGGTGATCTGATGGTTATCAAAAACAATTGTGCCGCTATTGGGAGGAACAATCCCCACGATCATATAAAAAGTCGTGGTTTTGCCCGCGCCGTTTGGCCCCAAAAGCCCCACAATCTCACCGCGTTTGACCGTAATATCAACGCCTTTGACTACTTGGCGTCCGTCATAGGTTTTAGTCAACCCTTTAGTTTCCAAAAGCCGCATGCATCTTCTCCGTTTGATAAATAATTATCTGGGGCCTGCCGGTTAAACTTATTTTCTTATCCAAAGCGGTATAAACCGCCTCCTGGCTGTAAGAAATATTTTCACCGCGGATGATCCGCACATTCCCCCGCGAAACAATCTTGTTAATGGAGCTGGACATCAAATCCGGCCCCTGATCTTTTTTACCCGGCTCCTGCTTACCCTGCTCCTGCTTGGGGGAAAAATAAACCTCCATCTTGTCGCTGTAAATGGTCATATCCGATTTTTCTACTTTAACATTATTATTGAATACGGCAATATTTTTTTCATAATCGATATCCAGGGGCCCGTCGCAGGTAATCACGATCTTCTCTTTCTTGTTAGTTTGTTTATTCGAAGGCTGAATATCTAAACGCACATTTTTATCCAGCACAACCTGCTTTAAGGCGGTTTGCCCTTTTGCCCCAACCCCTGCAAGATTCATATCCGAACGCGCCAGGTTAACCTTATCCAACGTGCTGACGATCTGCTGTTTACGGTCCCAGTCCAGAGAATCGGTAGTCAGCTTTGCTCCGCTGGAAGTAGTAATGACCACATTTTTTTCCAGATGCACCACTCCGCTGCTTTTGTTGAAATTGCCGTTATCGGCGGTCAGGTTTATCTTATCCTTATCCCCGTAATGGTTACCCACTACTTCTTTAAGCTTAACCACATCATTATAGATATCCGCTGATTTCCCGGAAAGATCCCAGGCCTTTTTCCCTTTTTCACCGGAACCGGAAAGAGAAAAATCACCGATCTGCTGAGCGGATTCTTTGGTTTCTTCCGCGATAAGAATACCCCGGGCAAGCAATAAAAACGCAAAAACTAAAACTATTTTTTTAAGCTCCATAAAACCCCAAAACGTCTTTCCATTTATCCTGCAACCTAAGAATTAATTCCGCAATTTCCCTGACCGCTCCGCGGCCGCCTGAGCGGTTAGTTATATAAAACGCAGCTTCCTTTATTTCTAAAGAGGCATTGGCCACCGCAATGGGCAGGCCGACTTTACGCATCAGCGATAAATCCACCAGGTCATCACCCATAAAACAAATTTCATCCAAAGAAACATTATATTTTTTAAGTATCCTGTCCAAAACCGCCGTCTTGGGGAATATATCGGCAAAAACTTCGGCAACGTGCATATCTTTTGCCCGCGGCTTAATGGCCTTGGATTTTTTGGCCGTAATCAGGATAGTCTTGATTCCGGATTTATGCAAGACAAAAACGCCCAAACCGTCATGCACATCAAAAAACTTTGAATCCCGGCCCCGGGAATCATAAATTATCCTGCCGTCGGTTAGGACCCCGTCGACATCTAATAAGAGCAGTTTGATCTTTTTAAAACGCACCTTTAATTCTTCCGTAATTATCTCAGCCATATTCTAAACTAATCCCGCTTTAAGCAAGTCCTGCACATCCAATAAACCTTGGGGGCGCATATTTTTATCAACTACCGGGACCTCATCGATCCTTTTGGCCTGTAATATGCGCATTGCTTCGGCAGCCAGCATATCTTTATTGACTACGGTAGGGTTCCTGGTCATTACCTCACTAATCCGGCGATTCGGCAGGTCCGTATCGCTTTCCAGATGCCGGCGCAGGTCTCCGTCGGTAAAAATTCCTTTTAGCCTCCCTTGTTTATCCACGACTATCGCCGAGCCGGCGCGCGCCCGGGTTATGGCAAAGAGCACCTGGGAAACTTTTTTATGCTCACCCACAATGGCATTGGCTTGGCCGCAGCGCATAATATCTTCCACGGTCAAAAGCAGACGCCTGCCCAGGGCTCCCCCGGGATGAAAAAAAGCAAAATCTTTTTCTTTGAAACTCTTTTGCTCCAATAAACATACCGCCAAAGCATCGGCCATCGCTAAAGAAGCGGTAGTCGAAGCTGTCGGGGCCAGGCCCAATGGGCAAGCCTCTTTCTTCACCGAGACATCCAAAACTACATCGCTATATTTGGCCAGGATTGATTTGGTGTTTCCGGTAAGCGAAATTATCGGCGAACCTATTTTTTTAAGTATCGGCAAAAGCTGTTTCATCTCCTCGGTTGAACCGCTGTTAGAAAGAATGATTACGATATCATCGCCGGTAACTTTACCTAAGTCGCCGTGGATAGCCTCGGCCGTATGCAAAAATAAACTGGGGGTGCCGGTAGAAGCCAGAGTTGCCGAAAATTTCTGAGCAATAATTCCGGTTTTGCCCATCCCGCTGACGACAACCCTGCCCTTACATTTAAGGATTAACTCTACGGCTTTGGTAAAACTTTTTCCCAGCCGGCCTTTAAGCAATTTTATCGCCTGAGCCTCAATCTCCAAAACCTCTTTTGCCCGTTTAATCACATTTATCTTCATAAGGCCTGGCTGATCTTTTTTATTTGTTTTAAAAGATCTTCCAATTGCTTAAAATCAATCATGTTGGCTCCATCGCAAGGGGCAACTTTAGGGTCATTATGCACCTCTAAAAATATTCCGTCGCATCCAAAAGCTACGGCCGCACGGGAAAGCCCGGCGACAAACTCGCTTTGCCCGCCAGAACAAGCGCCCTTACCGCCGGGAAGCTGCACGCTATGCGTGGCATCGTAAATTACAGGATATCCAAAGTCGCGCATAATTTTTAAGCTGCGTAAATCGGTAACTAAATTATTATACCCAAAGCTTACCCCTCTTTCCGTAATTAAAATCTGCTTATTACCCACCGACTCAACCTTCTTGATTATCGGCAGAATATCCCAGGGCGCCAGAAACTGGCCCTTCTTAATATTTACCACTTTACCGGTTGCCGCCGCGGCCAATACAATATCCGTCTGACGGCTCAAAAATGCCGGTATCTGAATAATATCCAAAACTTCAGCAGCCAGAGGTATATCTTTTACGCAATGCACATCGCTTAAAATAGGAACATCGAGGCGCGATTTTACTTTTTTTAAGATCGCTAACCCCTTTTTTAATCCGGGGCCCCGGTATGAACTTACGGAAAGCCGGTTAGCTTTATCAAAACTGGATTTAAATATAAAAGGTATGCCTTGGCGATAAGCAATTTCTTTGATTTTTTTGGCGGCACTAAGAGCAGAACTCTCTGACTCGATTACGCATGGCCCGGCAATCAGGACCAGCGGACACTTATCCCCGAATTTTATATTTTTTACATTGACCTGATGCATTAGCTTATCCCCTTCTGCAATTGCTTCCTTACCCTCTCTAAGTCTTCGGGAGTATCCACTCCGATTGTATCAAAAGGGGTCTGGATTACTTTGATCTTAAAACCCTCCGCCAATACCCGCAGCTGCTCCAATTTTTCCGTCTTTTCAAGATTGGAAACAGGAAGATTCTTGTAGGTAAAAAGAAAATCCTTGGTGTAACCGTAAAGGCCGATATGTTTATAGTAAACCACCTGTTCAATATCGGCATTTGGCGCTAAATACGGGATCGGCGCGCGCGAAAAATACAGGGCAAAATTATTTTTATCTACCACCACCTTTACCACATTGGGGTCAAAAACCTCCTCGGTTGTTTCGATCTTCCTCATAATTGTGGCCATATTCAGAGTTTTATTTTCCAATAAAGAACGGGCGAGGCTGTCAATCATCATCGGATGGATCAACGGCTCATCAGCCTGGATATTAATAATAACCTTTACTTCCAGAGGATTAATCACTTCACTGATCCTGTCTGTTCCGCAGGTATGCTCCTTGGAGGTCATTACGGCATGCGCCCCGAACTTCTTAGCTACCTCCAGGACAATTTGGTGGTCACAAGCAATGATGAGATCATCCAGCATGCGGGACCGCTTTGCGTGTTCCCAAACATGCTGCAGCATCGGTTTGCCCAGGATATCGGCAAGAACTTTGCCCGCAAACCTGGCCGATTGATATCTAGCCGGTATAACTCCGATTACATCCATTTTATTTTATCCTCTCCAAAAGTTCCTTAGGGCTTGTGACCGCGGTCCCTAATTTACCGACTACAAGGCCTGCGGCAAAATTAGCGATATGGGCTGCCTCTAATTTTGAGGCACCCGCGCAAAGAGCCAAAGTAAAAGTACTGATTACCGTATCCCCGGCCCCCGATACATCAAAAACTTCCTGGGCTTGCGTCGGTATATGCGTCAGGCGGCCGTTTTTTTCCAATAATTTCATCCCTTGTTCGCCCAAGGTGACCAGGATAGAATCCAAATTTAGATATTCCAGGATTTCCCGCGCTGCCAGATCTACATCCTTATCCGTAAACAGCTTATCCGTATTTATTTTGAAGCGGTTAGCCGTATCCTGAATCTTAAGGTTCCTGATGGCATTCTCCAGTTCTTTGCGGTTGGGAGTAATGGAGGTAACCGCCTGATAATAACGGAAATTTTCTTCTTTAGGGTCTACGGTAATGATTCTTTTACGGGCCCGGGCCAAAGAGATAAGTTCTTTAAGCAGCGCTACATTAATTACCCCTTTGCCATAATCCTCGATGATAATGGCGTCGAAAGAATCGATATTTTTTTCGATGTAGCGTAAAATCTTGCTATTTATTTCCCTGGGAAGGTCATGCGTATGCTCCCAATCAACCCTGACTACCTGCTGATGTCCGGCAAGAATCCGTGTTTTTACGGTTGTATGCCGGTTATGTTCAACAAAGATGCCTTGGCTGCTGATTTTTCTTTTTTTCAACTCATTAAGTAAAATCTTGGAATTAGCATCGTCCCCGGTAACCCCAAGTAGAGTAACCTTTCCTCCCAGCGAGCTGATGTTATTAGCGACATTAGCCGTTCCTCCCGGGACAAAGCTGCGATCCTTAGCCCAAAGTACCGGAACCGGCGCCTCGGGAGAAATCCTTTCCACGCTGCCCCGGATATATTCATCAAGAATAAGGTCGCCGACGACCAGGATATTAGCCTGATTGAACTTTCGGACTATATCTTTTAAGTTTTTCATATCTTCTCAATTACGCTTTGGGCCAACAACGGAAGCATTATTTCATGATGGCCGATAATATAATAACCCTTGCCGCCGGAATTGACCGGACGGGCCACCACATTCTGAGCCGGACGGTAATGATAAACCATATCGAAATTTGCCGTGGTAAAATCACGCACCTTGTTTCCTAAATTACGCGCCAGATTCAGGGCTTTTAAAAATACTTCCGGCAATAATACCGCTGAACCAAAATTTAAAACTACCCCTCCCTGGTTTAAATAACGGATATTCTCGACCAGATTATGAAAATCGCGCAGTGAACCGCTGGCCGTAGCGCAGGCATCAAATGACGGATGCTGATGGATTATATCCGTGCCGATCCCGACAAAAACACAAACCGGTACTTTATATTTATAAGCGTTATAAAGCAAGCTCAAATCTTTATTCGCTAAATCTGTCGCGGCTAGCGCATTAGCCACCGCATAACCCAATCCAAAACCTTTTTTTACGCCGACTTTGGCGGCGCAATTTAGAAAATCCGCGGTCTCCTTACCCATTCCGAATTTCCCATATTTAAGGTTTTCGCCAACGTCTTCGGAGGTTTTCCCCTGAAAAGCAATTTCAAAATCATGGATGATGCCGGCGCCGTTTAAACAGATGCAGGTAATTACTTTTTTCTTGATCAGCTCGATTAACACCGGATTAAGCCCGCATTTAATCACGTGGGCTCCGGCCATAAAGATTACCCCCTTGTTCTTCTTACGGGCGGCCACAATATCAGATGAGATTGCGCGTAAATCTTTTGCTTTTAAGATATTCGGCAGAGAATCCAAGAAGCTGACAAAGCTTTTAGCTTTAACGGGTTTGGAGGCAAAATCCCCCTTATTCACCTTGCTCAGGCGGTTTTTGACCGAATATGTCTTTACCTTGTTTAGATTAATCATAGAGTAGTAATTTTAGCACAATTCAACACTAAAGCAAATAGATATTTATACTATGGCTTAGCGGATGGCTTGGCTTGATTTCGAGCGGGCGTGGAGGCAAGGAGCAGGCACGGTTCCGTCATTTTTCAATCTCTCGAGAGCGACGCCGGCCGACCCGAGCGCAGTTTTGCCTGGCAGGGGCAAAACAAGCGTCCCGCGAGAAACAAGACAAGACAAACGCGTTAAGTTTTATCATATTTTAAGATTGATTCGGCGGCGGAAACTGCATCCTCAACGGTGATTGCCTTAAGGCAGGCGAATTCTTTCCGGCAATTATGCGCCAGGCACTGGATACATCCGACATCCTTATGCAGGTATTTATCACGCTTGCCTAACGGCCCCCAGCGCCGCGGGCTAAGCCCTGCTTGATTACGCCCGAAAATTGAAATAACCGGCACGCCTACGGCAGAAGCTATATGCACCGGCCCAGAATCATTGGAAATAAACAGGCTGCACCTCTTAAAGATACTGGCCAGTTGGCTTACCGAAGTTTTTCCGGCAAGGTTGATTACTTTACCTTTAATTTCATACGCAACCTTATTTGCCAAATGTATTTCTTTTGGCCCGCCTAAAATAATGATTTTAAAATTATG
Proteins encoded:
- the kdsA gene encoding 3-deoxy-8-phosphooctulonate synthase — translated: MHQVNVKNIKFGDKCPLVLIAGPCVIESESSALSAAKKIKEIAYRQGIPFIFKSSFDKANRLSVSSYRGPGLKKGLAILKKVKSRLDVPILSDVHCVKDIPLAAEVLDIIQIPAFLSRQTDIVLAAAATGKVVNIKKGQFLAPWDILPIIKKVESVGNKQILITERGVSFGYNNLVTDLRSLKIMRDFGYPVIYDATHSVQLPGGKGACSGGQSEFVAGLSRAAVAFGCDGIFLEVHNDPKVAPCDGANMIDFKQLEDLLKQIKKISQAL
- the kdsB gene encoding 3-deoxy-manno-octulosonate cytidylyltransferase, with amino-acid sequence MDVIGVIPARYQSARFAGKVLADILGKPMLQHVWEHAKRSRMLDDLIIACDHQIVLEVAKKFGAHAVMTSKEHTCGTDRISEVINPLEVKVIINIQADEPLIHPMMIDSLARSLLENKTLNMATIMRKIETTEEVFDPNVVKVVVDKNNFALYFSRAPIPYLAPNADIEQVVYYKHIGLYGYTKDFLFTYKNLPVSNLEKTEKLEQLRVLAEGFKIKVIQTPFDTIGVDTPEDLERVRKQLQKGIS
- a CDS encoding deoxyhypusine synthase family protein, with the protein product MINLNKVKTYSVKNRLSKVNKGDFASKPVKAKSFVSFLDSLPNILKAKDLRAISSDIVAARKKNKGVIFMAGAHVIKCGLNPVLIELIKKKVITCICLNGAGIIHDFEIAFQGKTSEDVGENLKYGKFGMGKETADFLNCAAKVGVKKGFGLGYAVANALAATDLANKDLSLLYNAYKYKVPVCVFVGIGTDIIHQHPSFDACATASGSLRDFHNLVENIRYLNQGGVVLNFGSAVLLPEVFLKALNLARNLGNKVRDFTTANFDMVYHYRPAQNVVARPVNSGGKGYYIIGHHEIMLPLLAQSVIEKI
- a CDS encoding KpsF/GutQ family sugar-phosphate isomerase, yielding MKINVIKRAKEVLEIEAQAIKLLKGRLGKSFTKAVELILKCKGRVVVSGMGKTGIIAQKFSATLASTGTPSLFLHTAEAIHGDLGKVTGDDIVIILSNSGSTEEMKQLLPILKKIGSPIISLTGNTKSILAKYSDVVLDVSVKKEACPLGLAPTASTTASLAMADALAVCLLEQKSFKEKDFAFFHPGGALGRRLLLTVEDIMRCGQANAIVGEHKKVSQVLFAITRARAGSAIVVDKQGRLKGIFTDGDLRRHLESDTDLPNRRISEVMTRNPTVVNKDMLAAEAMRILQAKRIDEVPVVDKNMRPQGLLDVQDLLKAGLV
- the rfaE1 gene encoding D-glycero-beta-D-manno-heptose-7-phosphate kinase, with protein sequence MKNLKDIVRKFNQANILVVGDLILDEYIRGSVERISPEAPVPVLWAKDRSFVPGGTANVANNISSLGGKVTLLGVTGDDANSKILLNELKKRKISSQGIFVEHNRHTTVKTRILAGHQQVVRVDWEHTHDLPREINSKILRYIEKNIDSFDAIIIEDYGKGVINVALLKELISLARARKRIITVDPKEENFRYYQAVTSITPNRKELENAIRNLKIQDTANRFKINTDKLFTDKDVDLAAREILEYLNLDSILVTLGEQGMKLLEKNGRLTHIPTQAQEVFDVSGAGDTVISTFTLALCAGASKLEAAHIANFAAGLVVGKLGTAVTSPKELLERIK
- a CDS encoding HAD-IIIA family hydrolase, translated to MAEIITEELKVRFKKIKLLLLDVDGVLTDGRIIYDSRGRDSKFFDVHDGLGVFVLHKSGIKTILITAKKSKAIKPRAKDMHVAEVFADIFPKTAVLDRILKKYNVSLDEICFMGDDLVDLSLMRKVGLPIAVANASLEIKEAAFYITNRSGGRGAVREIAELILRLQDKWKDVLGFYGA